The Cumulibacter manganitolerans genome includes the window GTCGGCCCGCACGCTGAACACGCCGTCGATGATCCGCCGCAGCCGGGGGAACCCGCTGTCGGTCTCCAGCAGCCGGCGCAGCCCACCGGTGCTGATGCCCGGATCCGCGAGAATGGCGGCGACCGCCTTGGCGGCGCCGTACCGGTCGAGGCGGCTCAGCAGCCGCTCGCGCGCCGCCACGTCGATCGGGACCTCCGGGCGGACGAAGAAGTCGGTCGACAGGAACAGCATCTGGCGCACCGGTTCCTCGAGCGCCGCGATCTCACGCAGCACCTGCGCGTCGGCCTCGGTGAAGTTCCCGGTGAGCGCCGATTCCGCCATGAGCCCGACCAGCGGCAGCACCTGGGAGACCGCGTGCCGCAGCGTGTGCGAGTGCTCGGCCGCGAGCTCGTGGGCGAGCCCCATCGGATCGTCGGCCTGCAGCTGGTCGGCCTTGTTCAAGATCGCGAGGGCGTTGATCGGCGACGTCGTCGCGTCGCTCGAGGCGCGCCGGAAGGCGGCGAGGGCGTCCGCGTCGTCCGCGCGGATCGACTGGGTGAGCACGTAGAGCACGGCCTCGGCGGCCGCGACCGCCTGCCGCGACTGCTCGTCCACGGGGCCCGGCTCGCCGCCGAGCATGCCCTGCGTGCGGCCGGCACTCTCCTCGTGCAACGACGCCAGACCGGGCGTGTCGATGATGGTCACGTGGCGGAGCGCGTCATAGGTGAGGTACGCGTCGACGACCGCCACCTCCTCGGGATCGCACCCCAGGTCGACCGGGATGACCCCGTCGCCGTCGTACGGCAGGGTGCGGACGGTGCCGTCCAGTCGGCGCACCTCGACGCGGTCGACGGTCCCGTACTGGAACCGGGTGACCATCCGGGTGCACTCGCGGACGTCGGTCGCCGAGACCCGGCGGCCGATCAGCGCGTTGACCACGGTCGACTTCCCCGACTTGATGCGTCCTGCGACGGCCAGTTGCAGCGGTCCCTGCAGGCGCGCGACGATGCCGTCGATCGCGTGGGCGGTCTCCGGCGGGACGCGCTGCTGCAGGGAGCGAGCCATCTGCGCCA containing:
- a CDS encoding dynamin family protein, which produces MTVTSPRRMSPLVAQMARSLQQRVPPETAHAIDGIVARLQGPLQLAVAGRIKSGKSTVVNALIGRRVSATDVRECTRMVTRFQYGTVDRVEVRRLDGTVRTLPYDGDGVIPVDLGCDPEEVAVVDAYLTYDALRHVTIIDTPGLASLHEESAGRTQGMLGGEPGPVDEQSRQAVAAAEAVLYVLTQSIRADDADALAAFRRASSDATTSPINALAILNKADQLQADDPMGLAHELAAEHSHTLRHAVSQVLPLVGLMAESALTGNFTEADAQVLREIAALEEPVRQMLFLSTDFFVRPEVPIDVAARERLLSRLDRYGAAKAVAAILADPGISTGGLRRLLETDSGFPRLRRIIDGVFSVRADDIKSSVALSALDRLASAAPPAVRDLMFDHLEELYQHPEAQQLRLLEAASLVTTGTVELPDDMFDEVRRLVTGASPDEMLGAPGAPAPDLIQRALDAAGRWRTFATFGSTPAQSRIAHTIHRSYFMLWQQLRAIATGGAPT